The Ancylothrix sp. D3o genome window below encodes:
- a CDS encoding Uma2 family endonuclease has translation MTIITQEPVRELSITWPVLPDDYILPDDPVENTDQPLIAAALSQPLSAFGELTKDALIVSNFALCAAIEGRIICKAPDWMYVRPVTPWKSTKKIRRSYTPHTEGTIPQVVMEFLSETYGEEYSVESTEGVGKWFFYEQVIKVPTYVIFRPNTGNLEVYALVNERYQRQKPNEAGRFWIPGLELFLGVWEGTHELRTGPWLRWWDAQENMLLWFEEMTEIERQEKQLAQQQLEQTQALLQQERQRAQALEERLRAMGIDPEQL, from the coding sequence ATGACAATAATCACACAAGAACCAGTCCGCGAACTATCAATAACCTGGCCCGTATTGCCAGACGATTATATCCTTCCTGATGACCCTGTGGAAAATACAGACCAACCCCTAATCGCCGCCGCGCTCAGCCAGCCTTTAAGTGCTTTTGGAGAGTTAACAAAAGACGCGCTTATTGTCTCTAATTTTGCTTTATGTGCTGCCATTGAAGGTCGCATTATTTGCAAAGCACCCGACTGGATGTATGTGCGTCCTGTAACGCCTTGGAAATCAACCAAAAAAATCCGCCGTAGTTATACTCCCCACACCGAAGGAACCATACCCCAAGTTGTGATGGAATTCTTATCAGAAACCTACGGTGAAGAATACTCTGTTGAGTCTACAGAAGGCGTCGGCAAGTGGTTTTTTTACGAACAAGTGATTAAAGTCCCCACCTATGTAATTTTCCGACCCAATACGGGAAATCTTGAGGTTTATGCTTTAGTCAATGAGCGTTATCAACGACAAAAACCAAATGAAGCGGGGCGTTTTTGGATTCCAGGTTTGGAGCTATTTTTGGGAGTTTGGGAGGGAACTCACGAACTACGAACCGGCCCTTGGTTGCGCTGGTGGGATGCTCAAGAAAATATGCTTTTGTGGTTTGAAGAAATGACGGAAATTGAACGTCAAGAAAAACAGTTAGCACAACAGCAACTTGAGCAAACGCAAGCCTTACTACAACAAGAACGCCAACGAGCGCAAGCATTAGAAGAACGATTGCGAGCGATGGGAATTGATCCAGAGCAGTTGTAA
- a CDS encoding cytochrome b N-terminal domain-containing protein, whose product MITNWDFRLRRLATVLSVAILTLSLLAAITGILLGFYYQPTAGGAYYSLTKITNEVPFGWLIRSLHNMAGNLLIVFGLIQLVVMFLGEKFRRSWLAGWFSNIFLILAGIGAGWTAMLLDWNQEGFWRFRIELGIIESIPLVGKEISSILVGGSGVTTVTVAHLYALHSYVLSAVAVSLAVIHLVSLLILHRSEVKEKEVKMPLNSVVSDS is encoded by the coding sequence ATGATCACCAATTGGGATTTTCGTTTACGCCGGCTGGCAACGGTTCTGTCTGTGGCGATTTTAACGCTATCGTTGTTAGCAGCAATCACCGGCATTCTTTTGGGGTTTTATTATCAACCAACGGCGGGGGGTGCGTATTATTCATTGACAAAAATTACCAATGAGGTGCCGTTTGGTTGGTTGATTCGCAGCTTGCATAATATGGCAGGCAATTTGTTGATTGTGTTTGGGTTAATTCAGCTTGTGGTGATGTTTTTAGGGGAGAAGTTTCGCCGTAGTTGGCTTGCCGGTTGGTTTAGCAATATTTTTCTAATTCTCGCTGGAATTGGGGCCGGTTGGACTGCGATGTTGTTGGATTGGAATCAAGAGGGTTTTTGGCGTTTTCGTATTGAATTAGGAATCATTGAAAGTATCCCTTTGGTTGGCAAAGAAATTTCATCAATTTTGGTCGGCGGAAGCGGAGTTACTACCGTGACGGTGGCTCATTTGTATGCGCTGCATAGTTATGTTTTGTCTGCGGTGGCGGTTTCTTTGGCTGTGATTCATTTAGTGAGTTTGCTGATTTTGCACCGCAGCGAAGTGAAGGAAAAAGAAGTGAAAATGCCGTTAAATTCGGTTGTGTCTGATTCTTGA
- a CDS encoding DEAD/DEAH box helicase family protein, translated as MARQPTLTYDRGTLILHPPPKGKAWVEFATWDDRVEKFRIPANQYRALVEKFLAENIEINDEAKAFSPLELTPTIEMKPYPHQSEALLAWKQAQRQGVVVLPTAAGKTYLAQLAMQSTPRSTLIVVPTLDLMHQWYAHLVAAFPDIEIGLLGGGSRDKTPILVATYDSAAIHAEALGNKYALIVFDECHHLPTDFNRVIAEYSIAPYRLGLTATPERSDGKHSELNYLIGPEVYRKTAEELAGGALAQHEIVQIKVKLSQTEREKYTQLIQIRNDFLKEAKISLGTLKGWQLFVQTSCRSPAGRRAMLAHRQAREISLGTSGKIRILADILSQHYPERTLIFTADNATVYRISEEFLIPALTHQTPVKERHEILSKFKAGEYKAVVASHVLNEGVDVPDARVAILLSGTGSQREYIQRLGRVLRTGNDKDKIAIMYEVIAEDTGEEGTSQRRRGEKKNEQPKPKEHQQNENQQLEIFPAPQTLPPPTPIYGVKKSTTKRAAEKKQKWGETNPENPNQ; from the coding sequence ATGGCACGCCAACCAACCCTCACCTATGATCGCGGCACCCTCATCTTACACCCACCCCCAAAAGGCAAAGCTTGGGTAGAATTTGCCACATGGGATGATCGAGTAGAAAAATTCCGCATACCGGCCAACCAATACCGGGCACTTGTCGAAAAATTCCTAGCAGAAAATATCGAAATTAACGACGAAGCAAAAGCCTTTTCACCCCTCGAACTAACACCCACCATCGAAATGAAACCCTACCCTCACCAAAGTGAGGCACTATTAGCATGGAAACAAGCACAACGCCAAGGAGTCGTCGTCTTACCCACCGCCGCCGGCAAAACCTATCTCGCACAATTAGCTATGCAATCTACCCCCCGCAGCACCTTAATAGTTGTGCCTACCCTTGACCTCATGCACCAATGGTATGCTCACTTAGTAGCCGCCTTTCCCGACATTGAAATTGGCTTACTCGGCGGCGGATCGCGCGACAAAACCCCCATCCTCGTTGCAACCTACGACAGCGCCGCCATCCACGCCGAAGCCTTGGGTAACAAGTATGCCTTAATAGTGTTTGACGAGTGCCACCACCTACCCACCGACTTTAACCGCGTTATCGCCGAATATTCAATAGCTCCCTACCGCCTTGGACTCACAGCCACCCCCGAACGCAGCGACGGTAAACATAGTGAGCTAAATTACTTAATCGGCCCAGAAGTATATCGCAAAACCGCCGAAGAACTGGCCGGTGGAGCCCTAGCCCAGCATGAAATCGTACAAATTAAAGTCAAACTATCACAAACTGAAAGAGAAAAATACACCCAACTCATTCAAATTCGCAACGACTTCTTAAAAGAAGCAAAAATATCATTAGGAACCCTAAAAGGCTGGCAATTATTTGTACAAACCTCCTGCCGTTCCCCAGCCGGCAGACGCGCCATGTTAGCCCACCGGCAAGCAAGAGAAATCTCCCTTGGAACCAGCGGAAAAATCCGCATTTTAGCAGACATATTATCCCAACATTACCCCGAACGCACCCTAATATTCACCGCAGACAACGCCACCGTTTACCGCATCTCCGAAGAATTTTTAATCCCCGCCTTAACCCATCAAACCCCCGTAAAAGAACGCCACGAAATTCTCAGCAAATTTAAAGCCGGCGAATATAAAGCCGTCGTCGCCTCCCACGTCTTAAACGAAGGCGTAGATGTCCCTGATGCGCGGGTAGCCATTTTGCTTTCAGGCACCGGCTCTCAACGCGAATATATTCAGCGCTTAGGCCGCGTTTTACGGACAGGAAACGATAAAGATAAAATAGCTATTATGTACGAAGTCATCGCCGAAGATACCGGCGAAGAAGGAACTTCTCAACGGCGAAGAGGCGAAAAGAAAAACGAACAACCAAAACCCAAAGAACACCAACAAAACGAAAATCAACAGTTAGAAATTTTCCCAGCACCCCAAACCCTTCCCCCACCAACTCCTATTTATGGCGTGAAAAAATCCACAACAAAACGCGCCGCAGAAAAAAAACAAAAATGGGGAGAAACTAACCCCGAAAACCCCAATCAATAA
- a CDS encoding DUF790 family protein, whose amino-acid sequence MLPTDLLIHRYTGETLTPKHLNIDPKNIQLATDIITCFQENLGNTQSELDRQLLELEGESTDYRIKRGIAHLLKSSFSTFEIISPLEPIELRKRVFSLAAETTPSPQATEKTLQKLATTLTEELKREVLPIEIKTGLYADLNENKIFTQFENPTPQEILHRYNLSQVQGIFYRATHITLNAHRNNPGEYKLLFRYLKLFQLMAYIEGDADHGFTITIDGPTSLFQNSTRYGLALAKMLPALLHVTKWSLKATLQTKDFYTNEWKAGRFAIDSECQLVSHYPPGKPYDSMLEAAFAERWEALKTDWILEREVDLIPIPGSVMIPDFRLVHPDGRTYLLEIVGYWRPEYLQKKFAQVRRSECTNLILAISERLNLEKAGVNVRDVPAKVIWFKDKLLPKSVLDILE is encoded by the coding sequence ATGCTACCCACCGACTTACTTATCCACCGCTACACCGGCGAAACCCTAACCCCAAAACACCTAAACATTGACCCCAAAAACATCCAACTCGCCACCGACATCATCACCTGCTTTCAAGAAAACCTTGGCAACACCCAAAGCGAACTAGACCGGCAACTCCTCGAACTCGAAGGAGAAAGTACAGACTACCGCATCAAACGCGGAATAGCCCACCTTTTAAAAAGCAGCTTTTCCACCTTTGAAATCATCAGCCCCCTCGAACCCATCGAACTCAGAAAACGAGTATTTAGCCTAGCAGCCGAAACCACACCCAGCCCCCAAGCAACAGAAAAAACCTTACAAAAACTCGCCACAACATTAACCGAAGAACTTAAGCGAGAAGTCTTACCAATCGAAATAAAAACCGGCCTTTATGCAGATTTAAACGAAAACAAAATATTCACCCAATTTGAAAACCCAACCCCCCAAGAAATTCTCCACCGCTACAACTTATCCCAAGTTCAAGGCATCTTTTATCGCGCCACCCACATCACCCTAAACGCCCACAGAAACAACCCCGGAGAATACAAACTATTATTCCGATATTTAAAACTATTTCAACTCATGGCCTACATAGAAGGAGACGCCGATCACGGCTTCACCATCACCATAGACGGGCCCACCAGCCTATTTCAAAATAGCACCCGTTACGGCCTCGCCCTAGCCAAAATGTTACCCGCCTTACTGCACGTTACAAAATGGAGTTTAAAAGCCACCTTACAAACAAAAGACTTTTATACAAACGAATGGAAAGCAGGCCGGTTTGCCATCGATTCCGAATGCCAGTTAGTCAGCCACTATCCCCCCGGAAAACCTTACGACAGTATGCTAGAAGCCGCCTTTGCCGAACGCTGGGAAGCCCTAAAAACCGACTGGATATTAGAGCGAGAAGTTGATTTAATTCCCATCCCCGGAAGCGTAATGATCCCAGATTTTCGCCTTGTTCACCCCGACGGACGCACCTATTTACTCGAAATCGTCGGTTATTGGCGACCCGAATATTTACAAAAAAAATTCGCTCAAGTCCGCCGCTCAGAATGCACGAATTTAATATTAGCCATATCCGAAAGGTTAAACTTAGAAAAAGCCGGTGTAAATGTCCGAGACGTGCCGGCAAAAGTTATCTGGTTTAAAGACAAACTGCTCCCCAAATCAGTCTTAGATATTTTGGAATAA
- a CDS encoding DUF6464 family protein, which translates to MEPDSLPTEVILTEPSQSLGSIQLDWSPQPGHYLDLQGKTYAVLERRHRYQLQSGRYRLQKIAIYVQSAQRPIDTSLINGRWIIGDVTCCYNAFSEIIRCAVNPQGPCDGCRYYETSE; encoded by the coding sequence ATGGAGCCAGACTCACTACCCACAGAGGTCATATTGACCGAGCCAAGTCAGTCATTAGGAAGCATCCAACTCGACTGGAGCCCCCAACCCGGTCACTATCTCGACCTGCAAGGAAAAACCTACGCCGTCCTAGAACGCCGGCACCGCTATCAACTCCAATCAGGTCGCTACCGCCTCCAAAAAATCGCCATCTACGTTCAATCCGCACAGCGACCCATCGACACCAGCCTAATCAATGGACGCTGGATAATTGGTGATGTCACCTGTTGCTACAATGCCTTTTCAGAAATTATTCGATGTGCCGTAAATCCACAAGGGCCCTGCGATGGATGCCGGTATTATGAAACCTCCGAATAA
- the uvsE gene encoding UV DNA damage repair endonuclease UvsE, translating into MLPKLGLVCITTTDAVRFRTVTRKRLLQHSEIEQQNILKEIYLHNLKRLNNCWDFCTERQIRLYRLSSELFPFADTPAGENILNELSEQLQQTGSRAIELGIRVVVHPDQFVVLSSDKLEVIKNSIKILETHALIMDKLTLPRSPWAIMEIHGGKSDRSERLINIIQQLPEGIRNRLALENDEYAYSASEILDVCKAASIPMVFDAHHHIIHEKLDSYDDPSVSEMLKAARTTWPVSDWQLVHISNGRESFNDRQHSDFITTMPSCYIDAPWIEIEAKLKEQAIDKLKQEWLPSDAGEPVLVKC; encoded by the coding sequence ATGCTCCCAAAATTAGGCTTAGTTTGCATCACCACCACCGACGCAGTACGCTTTCGCACAGTCACCCGCAAGCGACTTTTACAACATAGCGAAATTGAACAACAAAACATTTTAAAAGAAATTTATCTCCACAATTTAAAACGCCTCAATAACTGCTGGGATTTTTGCACAGAGCGCCAAATTCGCCTTTATCGGCTCAGTTCAGAATTATTTCCCTTTGCCGATACCCCTGCCGGTGAAAACATCCTCAACGAATTAAGCGAACAACTCCAACAAACCGGCAGCCGCGCCATCGAACTCGGCATCAGAGTAGTAGTGCATCCTGATCAATTTGTAGTCCTTAGTTCTGACAAACTAGAAGTCATAAAAAACAGCATCAAAATCTTAGAAACCCATGCTTTGATCATGGATAAATTGACATTACCTCGCTCACCTTGGGCAATAATGGAAATTCATGGTGGAAAATCAGACAGATCGGAACGTTTAATTAATATCATTCAACAACTACCCGAAGGAATACGCAACCGGCTCGCCTTAGAAAATGATGAATATGCCTACAGCGCTTCAGAAATTTTAGATGTTTGTAAAGCCGCATCTATCCCAATGGTATTTGATGCACACCACCATATTATCCACGAAAAACTAGACAGCTACGACGATCCAAGCGTCAGCGAAATGCTCAAAGCAGCCCGCACAACTTGGCCGGTTTCTGACTGGCAACTCGTGCATATTTCCAACGGACGCGAATCATTTAACGACCGGCAGCACAGCGATTTTATTACCACCATGCCGAGTTGTTATATCGATGCACCTTGGATAGAAATTGAAGCCAAATTAAAAGAACAAGCCATCGATAAATTAAAACAAGAATGGCTACCATCCGACGCTGGGGAGCCGGTGCTTGTCAAATGCTGA
- the fmt gene encoding methionyl-tRNA formyltransferase: MKVIFFGTPEFAVPTLRGLLEHPEFEVLAVVSQPDKRRGRGKELSPSPVKKVALEYNLPVWQPARIKKDPETLNLLREAGADVFVVVAYGQILSQEILDMPKLGCVNVHGSILPKYRGAAPIQWCIYEGEKETGITTMLMNVGMDTGPMLLKAFTPVGLFDNAGELAEVLAPIGASLLIETLLKLQAGEVEAIPQDDSLATYAPLIKKEDFLIDWSRSAISLHNQVRGFYPNCAARFRGEAIKVLATVPLGVKFWGELPAGFDVLEKSWEDLSSLGGKVGEVVSVVKNFGPVIKTGEGLLLLHSVQLAGKRPQSGWDFVNGSRLPVGEVLENGG, translated from the coding sequence ATGAAAGTTATTTTTTTTGGGACTCCTGAGTTTGCTGTTCCGACGCTGAGAGGTTTGTTAGAACATCCAGAATTTGAGGTTTTGGCGGTGGTTTCTCAACCAGACAAACGGCGGGGACGCGGGAAGGAGTTATCACCTTCGCCGGTTAAAAAAGTGGCACTTGAATACAATTTGCCGGTGTGGCAACCGGCTCGCATTAAAAAAGATCCAGAGACGTTAAATTTGCTACGAGAGGCTGGGGCTGATGTTTTTGTTGTGGTTGCTTATGGGCAAATTTTATCGCAAGAAATTTTAGATATGCCTAAGTTGGGTTGTGTTAATGTTCATGGGTCAATTTTACCAAAGTATCGCGGTGCGGCTCCTATTCAGTGGTGTATTTATGAGGGGGAAAAGGAAACGGGTATTACTACAATGTTGATGAATGTGGGGATGGATACCGGCCCAATGTTGTTGAAGGCTTTTACGCCGGTTGGGTTGTTTGATAATGCTGGGGAGTTGGCGGAAGTTTTGGCTCCAATTGGGGCAAGTTTGTTAATTGAAACGTTGTTAAAGTTGCAAGCTGGGGAGGTTGAAGCGATTCCCCAAGATGATAGCTTGGCGACTTATGCGCCGCTGATTAAAAAGGAGGATTTTTTGATCGATTGGTCGCGTTCTGCTATTAGTTTGCATAATCAAGTTCGGGGGTTTTATCCAAATTGTGCGGCTAGGTTTCGTGGGGAGGCGATTAAGGTTTTGGCGACTGTACCTCTTGGGGTGAAATTTTGGGGGGAGTTGCCGGCTGGCTTTGATGTTTTAGAGAAAAGTTGGGAAGATTTATCAAGTTTAGGGGGGAAAGTTGGGGAGGTTGTGAGTGTGGTTAAAAATTTCGGGCCGGTGATTAAAACGGGTGAGGGTTTATTGCTTTTACATAGTGTGCAACTGGCGGGGAAACGTCCTCAATCTGGTTGGGATTTTGTTAATGGTTCTCGGTTGCCGGTGGGTGAGGTTTTGGAAAATGGGGGTTAA
- a CDS encoding NIL domain-containing protein, with product MKKRVTLTFPKRAIQMPVTYRLAKDFNVAANIIRAQVAPNQIGTLVVELSGDIDELDAAIEWMRSQHINVSLASREILIDEEICVHCGLCTGVCPTEALTLDSQSFKLNFTRSRCIVCEQCIPTCPVEAISTNL from the coding sequence GTGAAAAAACGGGTAACGCTGACTTTCCCAAAACGTGCGATCCAAATGCCGGTGACTTACCGACTGGCTAAAGATTTTAATGTGGCTGCGAATATTATCCGCGCCCAAGTGGCTCCTAATCAAATTGGTACTCTGGTGGTGGAACTTTCGGGGGATATTGATGAACTTGATGCGGCAATTGAGTGGATGCGTTCACAGCATATTAATGTTTCTTTGGCAAGTCGAGAGATTTTAATTGATGAGGAAATTTGTGTTCATTGTGGTTTGTGTACGGGGGTTTGTCCGACGGAGGCTTTAACGCTTGATTCTCAAAGTTTTAAGTTGAATTTCACTCGTTCTCGTTGTATTGTTTGCGAGCAATGTATTCCGACTTGTCCGGTCGAGGCTATTTCTACGAATTTGTAG
- a CDS encoding thioredoxin family protein: protein MTAKTPQPNNTPARVRNFLIALAAIILTVAIFIGLRTETTATELTELAEESTPLELALTNGQPTFMEFYANWCTSCMAMAPEIKELEQQYQGKINFVMLNVDNTKWLPELMKYRVDGIPHFVFLNNKAEDIGESIGEVPRNILEANLEALIAGNPLPYAKAKGQKSAFEAPVAPTKNSSSDPRTHSSQVVN from the coding sequence ATGACAGCCAAAACACCTCAACCCAACAACACCCCCGCCCGCGTGCGAAATTTCCTCATCGCCCTCGCCGCCATTATCCTCACCGTCGCAATTTTTATCGGTTTGCGGACAGAAACAACCGCCACCGAATTAACAGAACTCGCCGAAGAATCCACCCCCCTAGAACTCGCCCTCACCAACGGACAACCTACATTCATGGAATTTTATGCAAATTGGTGTACAAGCTGCATGGCAATGGCCCCAGAAATCAAAGAATTAGAACAACAATACCAAGGAAAAATCAACTTTGTCATGCTTAATGTAGACAACACAAAATGGCTGCCCGAATTAATGAAATATCGAGTTGATGGCATTCCCCACTTTGTATTTTTAAACAACAAAGCCGAAGACATTGGCGAAAGCATAGGCGAAGTCCCCCGCAACATTTTAGAAGCAAATTTAGAAGCACTAATTGCCGGCAACCCCTTACCTTACGCCAAAGCAAAAGGCCAAAAATCAGCCTTTGAAGCACCAGTAGCGCCCACAAAAAACAGCAGCAGTGATCCTCGCACTCACAGCAGCCAAGTTGTTAATTAA
- a CDS encoding TrkA family potassium uptake protein yields MNLSSLGFLRSLRKDNKQFAVIGLGRFGRAVCQTLHGLGYEVLGIDTDEKRVTQVLTDHLASHALQLDSTESYALKQAGLFEFDTVIVAIGNYVEESVITTLNLKEGGVPHVVAKASTEIHVKLLRKVGADHVVFPEHEMGCTLAKTLTQPSILDRFDLDPDNSIVELIVPEEFHGRTIAELQLRSRYGLNLLAVSQDNKFEINPSPNKRLQKGTAMVVIGSNKDINKLPI; encoded by the coding sequence GTGAATCTTTCTTCGCTTGGATTCTTACGCAGTTTGCGTAAAGACAATAAACAATTTGCTGTGATTGGCTTAGGCCGGTTTGGTCGGGCCGTTTGCCAAACGTTACACGGTTTGGGATACGAGGTTTTAGGTATAGATACCGATGAAAAGCGGGTAACTCAAGTTTTAACGGATCACCTTGCATCCCACGCTTTGCAATTAGACTCAACAGAATCTTATGCTTTAAAACAAGCCGGTTTGTTTGAGTTTGATACAGTAATTGTGGCGATTGGTAATTATGTTGAAGAAAGTGTGATTACGACTTTAAATTTAAAGGAGGGTGGTGTGCCTCATGTTGTGGCGAAAGCTTCAACGGAGATTCATGTTAAGTTGTTAAGAAAAGTCGGGGCAGATCATGTGGTTTTTCCTGAACACGAAATGGGTTGTACTTTGGCAAAAACTCTGACGCAACCGAGTATTTTAGACCGGTTTGATCTTGATCCAGATAATAGTATTGTGGAATTAATTGTGCCGGAAGAGTTTCATGGCAGGACGATTGCGGAGTTGCAATTGCGTTCGCGTTATGGGTTAAATTTGCTGGCGGTGAGTCAAGATAACAAGTTTGAAATTAATCCTTCTCCGAATAAGCGTTTACAAAAGGGGACGGCTATGGTGGTGATTGGGTCGAATAAGGATATTAATAAGTTGCCGATTTGA
- a CDS encoding TrkH family potassium uptake protein: MTVSRTICLGFLAVILAGTLLLMLPISTQDGSWSNWVTALFTSTSSVCVTGLSVVDIGKYYSFWGQLFLVCLVQIGGLGYMTATTFLLLILGRKFGLKEKIAIQQSLDKQGLAGVVQLVQSIIATTLLFELTGMFLLMLVFVPKFGFYGGLWQSIFHSVNSFNNAGFSLFSDNLIGYVKSPLVNLVVPGLIIFGGIGYEVIMNMYLWGRDRFKRSSACVVFPLNYKIATRTTLALLILGTLVFLVMEFNNPETFGPLSFGHKLMAAWFQSVSPRTAGFNTIDIGKMTSGGLFFTIVLMFVGASPGGTGGGIKTTTFIVLGSCTQAVLRGKDEVQCFQRQIPISLILKAIAVFFGSLMVVIISTTLISLTDPGYNLNSPDDFLQILFEVVSAFATVGLSTGITAKLSVAGKLIIIATMYIGRVGILLLMGAVLGDPKPTSVKYPEENLLVG; encoded by the coding sequence ATGACTGTTTCTCGAACAATTTGCCTGGGTTTTTTGGCGGTTATTCTTGCGGGTACGCTGTTGCTAATGTTACCAATTTCGACTCAAGATGGGTCGTGGAGTAATTGGGTAACGGCGTTGTTTACTTCAACTTCTTCGGTGTGTGTGACTGGTTTATCTGTGGTTGATATTGGAAAATATTATTCGTTTTGGGGGCAGTTATTTTTAGTTTGTTTGGTGCAAATTGGTGGTTTGGGTTATATGACGGCCACCACGTTTTTGCTGTTAATTTTGGGCCGCAAGTTTGGCTTGAAAGAAAAAATTGCGATTCAGCAATCTTTGGATAAGCAAGGGTTGGCCGGTGTGGTTCAGCTTGTGCAGTCAATTATTGCTACGACGCTGTTGTTTGAACTGACGGGGATGTTTTTGTTGATGTTGGTTTTTGTGCCTAAATTTGGGTTCTATGGGGGGCTTTGGCAGTCGATTTTTCATAGTGTAAATTCGTTTAATAATGCCGGGTTTAGTTTGTTCTCGGATAATTTGATAGGTTATGTAAAATCGCCTCTGGTTAATTTGGTTGTCCCTGGATTAATTATTTTTGGGGGAATTGGCTATGAGGTGATTATGAATATGTATTTGTGGGGACGTGATCGATTTAAAAGAAGTTCGGCTTGTGTGGTTTTTCCGCTAAATTACAAAATTGCGACTCGCACGACTCTGGCGCTTTTAATCCTTGGAACACTAGTATTTTTAGTGATGGAATTTAACAACCCAGAGACTTTTGGGCCGTTAAGTTTTGGGCATAAATTAATGGCGGCTTGGTTTCAATCGGTGTCGCCGCGCACGGCTGGTTTTAATACGATTGATATTGGAAAAATGACGAGTGGGGGTTTGTTTTTTACCATTGTTTTGATGTTTGTTGGCGCATCGCCTGGAGGAACTGGCGGGGGTATTAAAACCACAACTTTTATCGTATTAGGAAGTTGTACGCAGGCTGTTTTGCGTGGCAAAGATGAGGTGCAATGTTTTCAGCGTCAAATTCCCATTTCTTTGATTTTAAAAGCCATTGCGGTATTTTTTGGCTCGCTGATGGTGGTGATTATTAGCACGACTTTGATTAGTTTGACTGATCCTGGTTATAACTTGAATTCTCCAGATGATTTTCTTCAAATTTTGTTTGAGGTTGTGTCTGCTTTTGCGACGGTAGGACTTTCTACCGGCATCACGGCGAAGCTTTCTGTTGCTGGGAAATTGATTATTATCGCCACTATGTATATCGGACGGGTTGGAATTTTGCTGTTGATGGGTGCTGTTTTGGGAGATCCTAAACCTACGTCGGTGAAATACCCGGAAGAAAATTTGCTGGTGGGATAA
- a CDS encoding TenA family protein produces the protein MSLSESLWRLNEDLAIACLQNKFVQGIASGSLPKYQFSYYVGQDAFFLEAFARAYCVAAARCGDWQGFEVFHGLASGVLEELKLHKSYAKKWGVNLAEVRPAAATRRYTDFLLATAWSSEVGVTAAAMVPCMRLYAFLGQSLAKNGIPDHVYGEWIATYSNVEFEGLAKQLETLLDSYAVGEKETEAYRYAMQCELDFFQAAWEL, from the coding sequence ATGAGTTTATCAGAAAGTTTGTGGCGGTTGAATGAGGATTTAGCGATTGCTTGTTTACAAAATAAGTTTGTCCAGGGCATTGCCAGTGGATCTTTGCCAAAATATCAATTTAGTTATTATGTGGGACAAGATGCGTTTTTTTTGGAGGCGTTTGCGCGGGCTTATTGTGTTGCTGCGGCTAGATGTGGTGATTGGCAGGGTTTTGAGGTGTTTCATGGGTTAGCAAGTGGGGTTTTAGAGGAGTTAAAATTGCATAAAAGTTATGCGAAAAAATGGGGGGTGAATTTGGCTGAGGTGAGGCCGGCTGCTGCGACTCGTCGCTATACGGATTTTTTATTAGCGACGGCTTGGAGTTCTGAGGTGGGGGTGACGGCGGCTGCGATGGTGCCTTGTATGCGTTTATATGCGTTTTTGGGGCAATCTTTGGCAAAAAATGGTATTCCTGATCATGTTTATGGGGAGTGGATTGCCACTTACAGTAATGTGGAGTTTGAAGGGCTGGCGAAGCAGTTAGAAACGTTGCTCGATAGTTATGCAGTAGGGGAAAAGGAAACTGAGGCTTATCGCTATGCGATGCAGTGTGAGTTAGATTTTTTTCAAGCGGCTTGGGAACTTTAA